Proteins encoded within one genomic window of Candidatus Neomarinimicrobiota bacterium:
- a CDS encoding SGNH/GDSL hydrolase family protein, with amino-acid sequence MTASSHSLRQLLIRLGLLVLSPLIVFGLLELVLRLIDFGPDLALFVPYGDTGQYLTPNRDVSLRYFSRAEMSGFSSESFFLKEKGDSTLRIFALGGSTTASFPYYFNGTFPALLRDRLVQAYPEYKVELVNLGMTAVTSFTILDFTRDLLTYGPDLLLVYMGHNEFYGVLGSASTQGIGSSRALTVGYQRLRRLKVFQLLRLIVW; translated from the coding sequence GTGACAGCGTCATCTCACTCCCTCAGGCAACTGCTCATCCGTCTCGGTCTGCTTGTTCTGAGCCCCCTTATCGTTTTCGGCTTGCTCGAGCTGGTTCTTCGCCTGATTGACTTTGGACCGGACCTGGCGCTGTTCGTGCCCTACGGTGACACGGGACAATACCTGACACCGAACAGAGATGTATCCTTGCGCTACTTCAGCCGGGCCGAGATGTCCGGTTTCAGTTCAGAGAGTTTTTTCCTTAAGGAAAAAGGGGATTCCACCCTGCGGATCTTCGCACTGGGTGGTTCCACCACGGCCAGTTTCCCATACTACTTCAACGGCACCTTCCCCGCCCTTTTGAGAGACCGACTGGTTCAAGCCTACCCCGAGTATAAAGTGGAGCTGGTGAACCTGGGTATGACTGCAGTTACTTCATTCACCATCTTGGATTTCACCCGCGACCTCCTGACCTACGGTCCGGATCTGCTGCTGGTTTACATGGGGCATAATGAGTTCTACGGTGTCCTTGGCTCCGCCTCCACCCAAGGGATCGGCAGTTCCAGAGCTTTAACCGTGGGCTACCAACGCCTGCGGCGGCTGAAGGTGTTCCAACTTTTGCGTCTTATCGTATGG